Below is a genomic region from Deltaproteobacteria bacterium.
CTCCACCTCCAGATAACACTCCTGGCCACCCAGTCGGATGATAAAAAGTCCACTGGCCTCATCCCGTCGCAGGTGTTCACACAGCAAACTTACAATGTCCTGGCGGAACATGAGATTGCCCTTGTGATACCAGTCTCCCTGCTGATCAATGAATATCTGACAGGGAGCAAGCCCTCCTGCAAAAGATGGCCCGCCTTTTTCTCCTGGCCCGTTCATTTTTACCTCAGTCGTCAACTTTACCGCCTGCTTTCAGAAGGTCTTTTTGCTGTCCAATAAGATTGTAACCGGACCATTGTTGACCAGGGAGACCATCATCTGTTCTTGAAAGCGTCCGCAGGCCACCTGCACGCCGCGGTCCCGCAAGCGTCGAACGAAGTCTTGGTATAATCTCGCGGCCTTCCGAGGCTCACAGGCCGCCGCAAAAGACGGTCTCCTGCCCTTGCGGCAGTCGGCCAGCAGAGTAAACTGGGAAACTGCCAGCAAATCGCCCTTTACATCTAGCAGAGAGAGATTCATCTTGTCCTGCTCGTCAGCAAAGATTCTCAAGTGGATGATTTTTTCAGCCAGGTAAGAGACGTCTTCTGGACCATCATCGTGGGCCACTCCCAGAAAGACAAGCAGACCATTGCCAATGGAGGCCACTTCCCGCTGGTGCACCCTGACGCTCGCCTCACTGACACGCTGGATCACTG
It encodes:
- a CDS encoding D-tyrosyl-tRNA(Tyr) deacylase, which gives rise to MRAVIQRVSEASVRVHQREVASIGNGLLVFLGVAHDDGPEDVSYLAEKIIHLRIFADEQDKMNLSLLDVKGDLLAVSQFTLLADCRKGRRPSFAAACEPRKAARLYQDFVRRLRDRGVQVACGRFQEQMMVSLVNNGPVTILLDSKKTF